GTAGATTTACCATAAGTTGGATGTGGACTTACCACGAAGGTGCTCTTTTAGTGTCCCATTATGCATGAACTCGTACACTAGTATGTTTTTGCCATCTTGCTGACTGTAACCAAGGAATGTAACCAGGTGCCTATGATGTATTCTGGAAAGCAATGTCACCTGAAACAAGATGTTAGGCAGCTATATATATGCAAGAACACTCTAAGTTCCGTATTTCAGGCTGCCATAATTGAAAATTGCGTAAAAATATACAGAAGGGTTTATCCGGTTATGCAACTATTTTGAAGTAATGTGGTGAGTATGAGAACAAACCTCATTCAAGAATTCTCGGATTCCCTGATAGGAGTCATTTGTGAGAAGTTTGACTGCAATCTCTCTCCCATCAGCCAACTTTCCATAGTATACTATGCCAAAGCCTCCAGAGCCAATTCTTCTCTCAAATTTGTCAGTAGCATCTTCAATTTCAGATAAAGAAAATCTGTGTGCTGATTCTGTAGCTACTTCACTAAAATATGAACCAAGTTTTTTTGCTGGTGCTGCAATAACAACAGGGTCTGGAGATGGCAAAAGAATCACTGCATGCCCTTTCCCTAGCATAATATCGATATACCAATTGAACTAAAGAGTGTGTACCTTCATGGGATTTCTTCTTTCTCCTACATGTAATGAAATAGCATCCAATAGCAATACCCAGTAAGACAATGGCTCCAATCACCACACATATAACAATTATGGTGTGGCTAATGCCATTGCTTACTATGTGAAGGCCACTGTTGCCTGAGAAGCTGCAGCCATGTAACAATTTAGAACATATGGGAGTCATGCGACCATTCTAAGAACAGCATAGCTATTTGATCCACATATGTAAACATTTTGGTGGCACtaaagagtgaaggctttcaagCCACATTAGTGTTCAAAAGCATGATCTGAAATTAATAGTCTGCTTTAAGGACAGGATACTAACTTCAAAATAATGCTTCTCTTGAAAAGTGCTTTTGGAACCTGCCCAGACAGCTTGTTGTTTTGAACATACCTGCATAAGTTTTAGTTCATAATAAGAGCGCTCCTTTTTTCCATAAAAATCCTCACACAGATGTACCCATATAAAAAATCTTAAATCACTAACATCAATTTGTCTTTTGGTTTCTTGAGCAGAAAAATGTAAGAAATgaatacaaataaaaaaaaagtcaaagggAAATAAATTGAAGAAATACTATACTATGGTCTCCAAAGTCTAGAGATTATGACAAGGTGCACACAAGGATGTTTAACTTACAACTCTTTCAGGTTAGGTAGGTCTCCCAAAGAAGATGGCAATTCACCAGTTAACTGATTGTTCTCAAGGTGACTAGAATGAAGAAAAGCACCGTATATTAGTAGAATCATTTAAGAATAACacattatcaaaaaaaaaaactggaaaCTCACATATACTGCAAATTACGGCATTCGCTGAAATCAGGAATTTGGCCAGAAAATGAATTACCATCAAGCCTTCTGCATTAACCGAAATAAGTCGATCAGACAATAGAAGTCAAATACTTAGACAAGATAAAAATAAAATATTCAGTCCTTACAGCTCAACCAGCCCTGATAACTTTGTCAGTTCCACAGGGATACTTCCTGTAATGTTCTTCCCAGACAATGTGCtgcaagaaaaaaaattattaggTGTCAAATACTATTTCATTAAGGAAGCCAAAAAATTGAAGGCATAATGACATGGTTGTCATACATTGAGAATACCCTTGGAGAAGCTTCTGAACTGCATTGCACCCAGGACCATGATGCTGGTAAGCACGGATCACCACCCTCTTGTGCCCAACCTTCCTGTGGATATCGTGATACCATGCTGGCCATGATATTTGCTGTCAATGTTGCATACACCAATTCAGTCCCAAAGTGAGTTTCTTATTCTGAAACATAAGGGGTTGTTGCAGCTAGGAAAAAGTAAAGGTAGCAGAACCGTGCACAATTTGCTTACCATCTTGTGATCCCATAGTAATTTGGACATATTTGTAAATCTCCAGTGCATTCAAAATAGGCCCCTTTGAAGAATCATTTGTCTTCCTGAACCCAAACGAGAAAACAAACGGAAGTGTCAAATTCGTGTAGCCTGGTTCATACAAACGGTATTTCCCTTGAGCATTCTCCTCCACGTCAACAGTTGGTTTACTGAGTGCTGGCATGCCGGGGACCTCTAACTTAAATTTCCTCGTTTCATTTGGTGCCAGATCTTCAATTTCTGCAAAATATGAGACTCCCCAAGCATTTGCCGGGAAACCTTCCAAATCAAGGCGGTAGTTCAAGGACCCATCCTGGCCAACTACTGCTGTTTGCATGACCTTTTCAGGTGGTTCTTCATTGGTACTGACGAATATGGGTTTGGTAGTTGATATTCTTTCAGTCCCTGGAGCAACATCAACAAGGTAATTTGCTCTCCTCACAGAATCGGATTCCCAGATTCTATCAAATGGATCATCAGGGTATCTGTGGAACAAGAAAAGGAACAATCTTCTGTCATTTGTTTGCATGAAACAAAATGTAGTTCTGGTTATAACTTAGTTATGACAGTAAGGTGAAGCATGATCAGAGCTTTGATATGTGGCAGCAAAGCAGTCACATGGCCCAATTGGACCTTTGGGCTGACCAGGACAGAGTATCGTAACCACAATCACAACAACACATGCAGTCACAGTTCTACCCAGAGGATATTAAGTTCATATTTTGACAGAATTCTAGTTTAGAACTGTGTTAATTGTGAAGCCTATATATGTACAATGTAAAAGGCATCAGTAGCATGGTGTTGTGCAGTATCAGTACCTCACTGAATCATTGCTTCCTGCGCCAAAATTTATCCTCGCAGACAGTCCCAGAAAGAAGAGCGTCTCATCAGTGGTGTAGTAGAGCGAACCATTAAACTGTCGAAGCTCGAGAGTAGAGATGAAGGGCTGTCCCGTGCTAGCATTGGAGAGACAAACACTGAGCGTGGGAGCAGCAGCCAAGATAATGGCTTCCTCGACGACGGGGGTGGTGGCGTCGTCGACGACAATGGTGGACCAGGGAGACGCGCCGAGGGAGATGTCGAACTTGGGGTAGACGTTGCTGTTGTCGAAGTTGCCGTAGAGGAACGTGGCCCTGACGAGGTAGCGCGTCCGGTTCCTGACGTTCATGGTGTAGCAGTACTTCCTGTTATCCGCGGGGAAGTAGCGCACGGTGGTCAGCTGCTGCTGGCCGTTCTGGAACAGCAGCTGCGCCGTCTGGCCGCCGCCGGAGACGAAGGTGGCGTCGGAGGTCCATTGGATCCCGATGGCATCCGTGTGATCACGAGCTCCCCCGCAGTCCAGGCTGATGAAACCTGCAGGAGCAGGATGGGAAGGGGCAAATTAAAGATGAGACAGAGACACAGTCCAAGCTAGTTGCTTACTCTGGGTTAGCTTAGATTTACTAGTGCTGTCATTTATGGAATGCAAACTAACTGATTAAGGGGCAAAATCAAACAGGGGGTCAGTGTGGATGGATATGCACATTCCTCGGCTTGCAATTTCGCAAATCTCCTGGAGAAGCTGGAACATTTCTCCCCCATGACATTGGCTATGAGTATGAATGCGTAAAGCTGGGTAGAAAAAGGGCGGTACCGCCGTAAACAAAATAAAAAACGAATCTTTGGAGATGGGGAAGAATGGGGGATGGAAGGGCAGGGTGGCTCACCAGGCTGCGCAGCGGACGGcgagaggaggagcagcaggaggTGGAAGTGCACGGGGAGgaggagagcggcggcggcggctgagaaGGAGGCAGCCATGGAAGTTGGCTTGCGAGGTCCTCCGCAGGCAGCAGCAGCTAGCTCCTTCTCGTCCGCCcccaaccccaaggccacaaAAGCCGCTGCGCTGCTTCTGCTGCAGCTGTTAGTAGCAGGCAGTCCTAGGAGTACTAGATTCTACTCTACTCTAATCTCAATCAACAACCGAACAAGACCAACAACAAGGAGATGAGATGGAAATCCAGCTTTTCTTTTCTACCGCTGTGCTCCGACTCCATGCGGCGCTCGTCTTTAACCAGTGACTGATTGCAAAAATAATAATTTGTTTATAAATAAACAAATCGAGATAGGTAAGCACTAAGCAGGCAGACATTGGTCGTTGGAGAGAGAGAATGTGTGGGACAGGGGGCCTGACTGTCTGCGACTGCGAGTACAAACCGTAACCGGAACCGGGGCCTTTGTTTagtctccatcacattaatttttggacgcttgtatggagcattaaatgtaggtaaaaaaataactaattgtacagtttagttgaaaatcacgagatgaatcttttgagcttagttggtccacgattagacaatatttaccaaataagacgaaagtgctactattcgtCGGATTGAAAttttcttcaatctaaacaaggcccggaGGAGAAAAGAAAAGGTTGGTATGGGATTTCTGGACTTTTGGTGGGTGTCTATCCCGAATTTCCTATCCGTGCCAATGCCAACTCAAATAAAAAACCCAACCGACCTTTGGTTTTGTGTCCTTGTGACACAAAACGCCCCGCCTGCGCCACCCACCCACCCCGCCGAAGCTGCCACTTCTGTTTCAGGTTTCAGCTAATCCTTTTCTCTGCGTTGCTAACGTGCACATGCCGCATGGACAAATCAGAAATCTGCACAGCTCGAGGGGCATTtcctagggccttgtttagattaccccaaaattccaagttttttcactctctctccatcacatcaatttttagccacttgcatggagcattaaatgtaggtaaaaaaaaaaactaattgcacagtttagttggaaatcacgagatgaatcttttgaacttagttgatccacgattggacaatatttaccaaataagacgaaagtgctactattcatcgggttgaaatttttctcaatctaaacaaggcctagggcATGTTTAGTTCCTCCAAATTCTAGAATTtgatactatgcaaaaagaagattctccgtcacatcaaacttgcggtacatgtatggagtactaaatatcgacgaaatcaaaaactaattacacagtttagttgtactttgcaagacgaacgttttgagcctaattagacaacgattggacaattattacccaaTAAAAATAAACGGTAATGTAGCTACAGTACCACCTGAAAACCCGGCGGCGCCGATTCGACGCCCAACTAAACGTGGCCCTAGTTGCAAATCATAAAAGTGCAACGATCAAATGCGATATCAGGAACTAGTATAGTACATATTAAAATCAACACCTTCATATCTTCCTTATTTACTTTTTTATTATATAAAGTGAAATATACTAACGCCCTTTTAAGCTTGTTTGGAGATGTCATCTAGGTTCCTAAAATACAAATCATGACACTCATCAGGCGGTTTGAAAATTGAGTCTGGAGGAGCTTGAAAACGCTCGAGGGGCAACACGCAGTATTTCCTCTGCACCAAATAAGTGCATATCTTGCACTTCGAGAAGTCAGCCAATAttaaatttgatcaaatatataaaacGTACaatgtttatgataccaaataaataacATTACATTAATCACATAATATGATTTTATAGTAAATCTATATAgagataaaaaaatattaatattattttctacaaatctagttaaATGAGATTAATTGACTCCTCCAAGTGTAAGATGTGCatatattttgggacggagagagtatacCGTTTCTCCCTCTTTTTGATTTTTACGAactacaataaatattatactttgtATGTGTATGCTATCCGATATGATAATTTTTGGGCATTGATAAAAACGTCTATATATACTAAAAAGACTAGTCATTGTAACTCTTACAAATGGGCCATGGCTTCCCCTCATCTAAACAATTTCTTataaagaataaaaaaaataatttctTATAATAAGTAACTACAAGTATACTTAATTCCACCACTCAAGTAATATGACCCCTCTTTCTATTGGTAACATGCATGTGATCCTTGTCGAGCTCTGCCACTGAATGACTGTTGTTAGTTTAATTGCACCAGAAGGCAATGATCAATGGGTCATGGATTGATCTACGTGCATGTCAGCTTTAATTTGCCTCTTGACATCACTGCATTATCATGTTGTCATGTTTGTTACCTCGCTGGCTGAGTTTGAGACGCAACTACGTACTACGCATTATATATTGGATGGATTCTCGCAAAAATCCCCCCGGCCCAGATGTTGCTTTGCTGCCTAGTAGCTGGACTGAGAGTGAGAGATGAGTTGTTCCCAGCATCCGGTGGAGCAGCTGGCCAGCCTTAGTCCATGGCGCCATAGGCCTGCGCGTAGTTTAGGTTGATCCCAATGGATCTTAAGAATATCATAGTTAAAATGTAGCCTCTTTAAGGTATATCAGCCGGATCGGGAACGGCCTCtcttatattttttttaaaacttctaattttttaatataatgatacgctgtttagaaaaaaaaaagagtgagAGATGCACACCAGCTCCGGCACCAGCAGCACCAAAAGCTAGCAGCAGGCCCAGCTGCATCATCACAGTTCAGACAGTGGCTAGTACTCCTCCATGATGCATCATCGTAGCCGCATGCAGCATGCGAAtgcgtctctctctctcccctctctctctctgcatgTGTCAAAAGGTGATTTGGATAGGAAAATCGAGCACAAAATAAAGCGAGCGACGACATCAAAAAGCAAGTGTTGTAAGTACGTAGCTAAAAGCTAGTGCTGGATTAGGACGTACTGAGAGAGGATAATGACGACATGCACATCGATCAAGTCTTAAGCTAGAAGCATTCTTATTTtctttaggccccgtttagatgcgaaaatttttggctttaggctactgtagcactttgtttgtgtttgataaaaattatccaattatggactgtttaggcttaaaagattcgtctcgctaattacggataaactatgcaattaattattctttttacctacatttaatgcttcatgcatgtgccgtaagatttgatgtgacaggaaATCTTAAAATTTTTTAGATTttaggtgggatctaaacaggacCTTAATTGGACGTGCACGAGCACCTGATATATATTGACACAAGAGATGCCAGCCATTGCACGGCTATTGCCACTACTAGCCTTGCATTCAATGCTCACTCGATCGTGTCCTCCTGCTCCTTTTCTTTGTCCGCCACTTCATTGTATCTCCAAGAAAGTTGGTTAAACTTAAGATGCTAGCTAGCGTAACGAAGTGGTGAACAAACCTGAGATACTCTAGGTATCTCGGCCACGTGACCAAAATCCTTATTTGGCGTGCGTGCAGAGCCTGAACCTACCTGCGAGCAACACGCGCATATGTGTCAAGAAGCGATTGGGGGAAGCTATGTGGTTGTCTTTGCCCTGCGACACTTGAACATCTTCCGCGTACAACACATGTGAGGTTAGGGGTGGACGAGGTGTGGGCGGAGCAGCGTGCTCGCCACCAACCATGGAAGTGGTCGAGGCTAGCGCGCGGGGTGGAGAGGGTAAGGATTAGGGTTTCGGTTTGGGATTTAGGGCCCTCCAATTTCCTCCGGCTTTAGAGGGTGTTTGTATTACCccttctaaactttagtccctatcacatcggatgtttgggcattaatttagagtattaaacatagactaactacaaaactaattgcatagatagagactaatttgcgagataattctattaagcctaatttttccgtgatttgataatgtggtgctaccgtagacatgtgctaatgatgaattattaattaggcttaatagattcgtctcacaaattagtctccatctgtgcaattagttttatagttATCTCATGTTTAGTTCTTTTAATTAGCATCTGAATATCTGATGTGacaaggactaaactttagtcatgtATCAAACACCCTCTTAGGGTCCGCTCGGTTTTCTCGGAATGCACCAGGAACAATTCTAGCTCCTCAAAATTAGTATAAATTATTGAATCATTCCGGCTAGGAATTATTCTAAGGCCCTATTCCTAATCAACCGAACAAGCCCTTAGACGGATTTTCAGAGGCATGGCGTAGTGTTTCCACAGGTGGTGAGGCAACGAGGCGGCAGCAGCGCCGAGCGAGCGGTGGAGGACAACCAGTGAGCGAGGCTGGTGGTGGGCCAAAGAATGTCAGAGTGGAAGCTGCAGGGGCGTTAAGTCAGTGGCAGAGGCGCCCTTAGCCGAAGTGGCAGCGGTGGGTTAGGCGTTAAAGATAGGACAGAAAAAATGCATCAGCATTACGACACAAACTCAATATCATTTTATTTGATGCCAACCCTACTCATGACATCATCAAGCAACCGGAAATCATTCTCACTTATACACTCTCTCCTTCCGAAACAAAGTAAATCTCACTTTTGAGGAGCAAAATGCTTTCAAATTTGACTAGGTTTATATATTCCACAATTAATCCTATATGAGATGCATGAAACTGCTTGCATTCCTATTTGTGAGCTCATGGACAAGCCCGCTTGCATCCCTACCTACAGTTATTCGTACCGATTTTTTTACAATTTGACCCTTTtttaaaagtttctcacaaatagacccctggcggaaagaattcaggaaatggacccttagctcagcgccattgatgctggtgccgagctcctgggcacggtcgaTGGCCTGctagggggctcggcgccagagttactggcgccgagctcggcgtcgtagatcttggcgccgtagtgactagcgccgagctccctgcatttAACCCTGGCCCAACCCtcttgcccgagcgttcttcctcttctttctcccccctctcgggtttttctctctccacttcaccctacctcacgaattgtCATATTGGACcctgaaaaccttgatttgatccgtagatctttgagagcaaggtatcctcgctcccttacttgttttttcgcatcgattcggtatatattagtcggatttttgaacataagaatcatcatcacttagggtttcattgtatccctcaatatatgtattatacaaccgtaggttgattccaaggcgtggaaaaagctagcaaacctaggcgcatgtagttatgttatgggttcattgttgtggatcaaatgagaaaccctaagtttagggtttaatgttaactatgaaaggtccttgtgtggttttggtaattgagtgaacctaggtggactaattatatttatatgagatacacaggtgattagtccacaggtacatatgtgtgagcaacatatgccatgaatgtgaaaatagcttggagatgttgcaaagttcacacatgtgatgatgaaggagctcattgcacatgagacatgacattgagtcatgtgatcaaggtggagaagatcaagacaagacttggcttgatggactggttgcaagtgtgaagggcaagtcgaaggctttggagcaatggaccgcatggcggtgaagcttgagcaagacttggcgccgatggacgaaggcaacggtgaaaagcaagtgaagtcaagatcgatgaactaatatgatcacatgatgatatgaagtggatcatatcattattgatcatgttggtgcatgtgttgcatcgacattggaggagatggaatggaatacgcaaggcaaaggtataacctagggcatttcatttcaccagtcataggtgtgtagagaagttgatgaccaggtttaggatagatggtcgtactatcaagaggggcaaacttgtttgcatatcggtcatctagtgccactcgagtgatctaactttgcatcgtcactaggatcgagtggcgtggcaagttgagtggctaacacccttgaaaatgtttgtgaaaatatgctaacacatgtgcacaaggtgatacacttggcgatgttggcacatttacaagggagatagagttggagttgatgtggatcaacttggcgatGAAACGGTGGCGAGAAGGGTTGGGAactccaccggtgccctatatagaaaagatagggtcccacagagtggaccagactctggtcacgcagtgaccggacgctgggttgcagcgtccgatcagtggtggcAGGCAGCGTGTAGCGTCGAgcaatcaaccggacgctggctctggaagtgaccagacgctggctgtgtgcgtccggtcagggctgacgtgtgatgacgcaggtagagcagagaagctggaagtgaccagacgctggtggtgcgtccgatcgcgaccgaccggacgcgtccggtcatgtctggtaccttactagaaacaaccggacactggggttgctgcgtccggtc
The sequence above is drawn from the Miscanthus floridulus cultivar M001 chromosome 15, ASM1932011v1, whole genome shotgun sequence genome and encodes:
- the LOC136508517 gene encoding probable LRR receptor-like serine/threonine-protein kinase At1g67720, with protein sequence MAASFSAAAAALLLPVHFHLLLLLLSPSAAQPGFISLDCGGARDHTDAIGIQWTSDATFVSGGGQTAQLLFQNGQQQLTTVRYFPADNRKYCYTMNVRNRTRYLVRATFLYGNFDNSNVYPKFDISLGASPWSTIVVDDATTPVVEEAIILAAAPTLSVCLSNASTGQPFISTLELRQFNGSLYYTTDETLFFLGLSARINFGAGSNDSVRYPDDPFDRIWESDSVRRANYLVDVAPGTERISTTKPIFVSTNEEPPEKVMQTAVVGQDGSLNYRLDLEGFPANAWGVSYFAEIEDLAPNETRKFKLEVPGMPALSKPTVDVEENAQGKYRLYEPGYTNLTLPFVFSFGFRKTNDSSKGPILNALEIYKYVQITMGSQDANIMASMVSRYPQEGWAQEGGDPCLPASWSWVQCSSEASPRVFSITLSGKNITGSIPVELTKLSGLVELRLDGNSFSGQIPDFSECRNLQYIHLENNQLTGELPSSLGDLPNLKELYVQNNKLSGQVPKALFKRSIILNFSGNSGLHIVSNGISHTIIVICVVIGAIVLLGIAIGCYFITCRRKKKSHEDPVVIAAPAKKLGSYFSEVATESAHRFSLSEIEDATDKFERRIGSGGFGIVYYGKLADGREIAVKLLTNDSYQGIREFLNEVTLLSRIHHRHLVTFLGYSQQDGKNILVYEFMHNGTLKEHLRGADNVKITSWLKRLEIAEDSAKGIEYLHTGCSPTIIHRDLKSSNILLDKNMRAKVADFGLSKPAVDGSHVSSIVRGTVGYLDPEYYISQQLTEKSDIYSFGVILLELISGHEPISNDHFGLNCRNIVAWARSHIESGNIHAIVDESLDRGYDLQSVWKIAEVAIMCVKPKGVQRPPISEVLKEIQDAIAIERGPQEMQRSTIQQQLLVSNSNRSMGGASSSLNNNSGSVAVDLEQNGASFDELLMRPGLR